In a genomic window of Curtobacterium flaccumfaciens pv. betae:
- a CDS encoding AI-2E family transporter, protein MPRKRDTSQDDHAPTPNVTFEVTRGGTGVRVNAFRIGFMGAIGVLVALLAGSIINELSTVLVYIGVALFLALGIDPLVSFLERIIPRWSAITIVVVVVLGAFAGIVFAVVPILVEQTSNLVQNFPEIVQDISQQPWVQDLSKQFAGSFDIDHALQSLQSFVEKPGNLLSVGGGILAVGSGILSGVTGALIVIILMLYFLASMRGMKRAAYRFVPASRRQNFIDVSEQITQAVGRYVVGQVSQALINGILSFIFLLIIGAPLPVLLAFIAFLGSLIPLVGTLAAAIVISLLCFFASPATALFSGIYYLVYMQVEAYLISPRIMSRAVQVPGALVVIAAVAGGTIGGVLGALVALPVAASVIIIVQKVIYPRQEQA, encoded by the coding sequence ATGCCAAGGAAGCGCGACACGTCGCAGGACGACCACGCACCGACACCGAACGTCACCTTCGAGGTGACCCGTGGCGGTACCGGCGTGCGCGTGAACGCCTTCCGCATCGGGTTCATGGGCGCCATCGGGGTGCTCGTCGCGCTGCTCGCCGGGTCGATCATCAACGAGCTGAGCACGGTCCTGGTCTACATCGGGGTCGCGCTGTTCCTGGCGCTCGGCATCGACCCCCTCGTGTCGTTCCTCGAGCGGATCATCCCGCGCTGGTCCGCGATCACGATCGTCGTGGTGGTCGTCCTCGGGGCCTTCGCCGGCATCGTCTTCGCCGTCGTCCCGATCCTGGTGGAGCAGACCTCGAACCTGGTCCAGAACTTCCCCGAGATCGTGCAGGACATCTCGCAGCAGCCGTGGGTGCAGGACCTGTCGAAGCAGTTCGCCGGGTCGTTCGACATCGACCACGCGCTGCAGTCGCTGCAGTCCTTCGTCGAGAAGCCGGGCAACCTGCTCAGCGTCGGCGGCGGGATCCTGGCGGTCGGCAGCGGGATCCTGTCCGGGGTCACCGGGGCGCTCATCGTCATCATCCTGATGCTCTACTTCCTCGCGTCGATGCGGGGCATGAAGCGCGCGGCCTACCGGTTCGTCCCGGCGTCGCGTCGCCAGAACTTCATCGACGTGAGCGAGCAGATCACGCAGGCGGTCGGCCGGTACGTCGTCGGGCAGGTGTCGCAGGCGCTCATCAACGGCATCCTGAGCTTCATCTTCCTGCTCATCATCGGTGCACCGCTGCCCGTGCTGCTCGCGTTCATCGCGTTCCTCGGCTCGCTGATCCCGCTGGTCGGCACGCTGGCCGCCGCCATCGTGATCTCGCTGCTCTGCTTCTTCGCGTCGCCGGCCACCGCCCTGTTCTCGGGCATCTACTACCTGGTCTACATGCAGGTCGAGGCCTACCTGATCTCCCCGCGCATCATGTCGCGGGCGGTCCAGGTGCCCGGCGCCCTCGTGGTCATCGCGGCGGTCGCGGGCGGCACGATCGGCGGCGTGCTCGGCGCGCTCGTGGCGCTGCCCGTCGCGGCGTCGGTCATCATCATCGTGCAGAAGGTCATCTACCCCCGCCAGGAGCAGGCGTGA
- a CDS encoding DUF1684 domain-containing protein: protein MTSGTGAADDALVAAFAEHVHDRDRWARSARGPLALVNAQHVDHPQPVWPVPGTWAPAVGGLTVTAEASDGVVVDGVPVDGTVLVAGDTAVVPSTVALPDGFAGTVSGDTLRVWDPSSEAIARFAQIARFAWSGDWVTSGTYVPLVGDALEARGSVRDAAGDALPVAGHVETVVGGAAVRFVAVRSAAHRGAARLQLIVQDATSALPEDDPGSTYSMGRFLYLDDPGAEATIELDWNRLVLPPCAFSYQYACPIPPEDNRVPVPITAGERHPVDANCAVLH, encoded by the coding sequence GTGACGAGCGGCACCGGCGCTGCCGACGACGCGCTCGTCGCCGCCTTCGCCGAGCACGTCCACGATCGTGACCGCTGGGCGCGCAGTGCCCGTGGGCCGCTCGCCCTGGTGAACGCCCAGCACGTCGACCACCCGCAGCCGGTCTGGCCGGTCCCCGGGACGTGGGCCCCGGCCGTCGGCGGACTCACCGTGACGGCCGAGGCATCCGACGGCGTCGTCGTCGACGGCGTCCCGGTCGACGGCACGGTCCTGGTGGCCGGGGACACCGCCGTCGTGCCGTCGACCGTCGCGCTGCCGGACGGCTTCGCCGGCACCGTCAGTGGCGACACCCTGCGCGTCTGGGACCCGTCGTCCGAGGCGATCGCCCGCTTCGCCCAGATCGCCCGCTTCGCCTGGTCTGGCGACTGGGTGACGTCCGGCACGTACGTCCCGCTGGTCGGGGACGCCCTGGAGGCCCGTGGCAGCGTCCGTGACGCCGCCGGCGACGCCCTGCCGGTCGCCGGACACGTCGAGACCGTCGTGGGTGGTGCCGCGGTGCGCTTCGTCGCCGTCCGGTCGGCTGCCCACCGCGGAGCCGCCCGGCTGCAGCTCATCGTGCAGGACGCCACGAGCGCCCTGCCCGAGGACGACCCGGGCAGCACCTACTCGATGGGTCGGTTCCTGTACCTCGACGACCCCGGCGCCGAGGCCACGATCGAGCTCGACTGGAACCGGCTGGTACTGCCGCCGTGCGCGTTCTCGTACCAGTACGCCTGCCCGATCCCACCGGAGGACAACCGCGTCCCGGTGCCGATCACGGCGGGGGAGCGGCACCCGGTCGACGCGAACTGTGCCGTTCTGCACTGA
- a CDS encoding DUF3145 domain-containing protein produces MNGTTTGVLYVHSSPRALCPHVEWAAGRAMNRAVNFSWLDQPAQDGARRTEYTWTGAVGAGAAIASALRGWEHLRYEVTEEPTSASDGGRWMHTPDLGVFYAQTDVTGNMVIPEDRVRYAMEVAGSNALELHRELRLALGQAWDDELEPFRHAAEGNPVVWLHRVG; encoded by the coding sequence GTGAACGGAACGACGACAGGAGTGCTCTACGTGCACTCCTCACCCCGCGCGCTCTGCCCGCACGTCGAATGGGCAGCAGGTCGCGCGATGAACCGCGCCGTGAACTTCTCGTGGCTCGACCAGCCCGCACAGGACGGTGCGCGCCGGACCGAGTACACGTGGACCGGTGCGGTGGGCGCCGGTGCCGCGATCGCGTCGGCCCTGCGCGGGTGGGAGCACCTGCGGTACGAGGTCACCGAGGAGCCGACGAGCGCCTCGGACGGCGGCCGCTGGATGCACACGCCCGACCTCGGTGTGTTCTACGCCCAGACCGACGTCACGGGCAACATGGTCATCCCCGAGGACCGGGTGCGCTACGCGATGGAGGTCGCGGGCAGCAATGCCCTCGAACTGCACCGTGAGCTCCGACTCGCCCTCGGGCAGGCCTGGGACGACGAGCTCGAGCCCTTCCGCCACGCGGCCGAGGGCAACCCGGTCGTCTGGCTGCACCGCGTCGGCTGA
- a CDS encoding beta-ketoacyl-[acyl-carrier-protein] synthase family protein, producing MTKKTVVVTGIGAISPLAATAPDTWDALLAGKSGITRIEDPRYAELELPVEFAGQARRFLTDQLTRPESKRLDPSSQLSLVAAREAWADAGIDDESVVPERLIVDWATGIGGVNTLLDAWDTLREKGPRRVLPMTVPMLMANGPAAAIEMEFGARGGARTYLSACASSTESLAEAYRHIADGDADIVITGGAEAALHPLPLAAFAAMQALSRRNDSPETASRPYDVTRDGFVLGDGAAALILESKEHAEARGATIYAEVAGSGITSDAFHITAPDPEGSAAARAVLQALEHADASIEDVVHVNAHATSTPVGDVAEYHAMRRVFGDHLDDVVVSATKASTGHLLGGAGAIEAVFTVLALHNRVAPPTINLHDQDPEIVMDVAREPRALPEGDLLAVSNSFGFGGHNAVVAFRSV from the coding sequence ATGACCAAGAAGACCGTCGTCGTCACCGGGATCGGTGCGATCTCACCCCTCGCCGCGACCGCCCCGGACACCTGGGACGCGCTGCTCGCCGGCAAGTCCGGCATCACCCGCATCGAGGACCCCCGCTACGCCGAGCTCGAGCTCCCCGTCGAGTTCGCCGGCCAGGCGCGCCGGTTCCTCACCGACCAGCTCACCCGCCCCGAGTCGAAGCGCCTCGACCCCTCGTCGCAGCTGTCGCTCGTCGCGGCGCGCGAGGCCTGGGCCGACGCCGGCATCGACGACGAGTCGGTCGTCCCCGAGCGCCTGATCGTCGACTGGGCGACCGGCATCGGTGGCGTCAACACGCTGCTCGACGCCTGGGACACCCTGCGCGAGAAGGGCCCGCGTCGCGTCCTGCCGATGACGGTCCCCATGCTCATGGCGAACGGCCCCGCCGCCGCCATCGAGATGGAGTTCGGCGCCCGCGGCGGCGCCCGCACCTACCTGTCGGCCTGCGCGTCCTCGACCGAGTCGCTGGCCGAGGCGTACCGGCACATCGCCGACGGCGACGCCGACATCGTCATCACGGGTGGCGCCGAGGCCGCGCTGCACCCGCTCCCGCTGGCCGCGTTCGCCGCGATGCAGGCCCTGTCGCGCCGCAACGACTCCCCCGAGACCGCCTCGCGTCCGTACGACGTCACGCGTGACGGCTTCGTGCTCGGTGACGGCGCAGCAGCGCTCATCCTCGAGTCGAAGGAGCACGCGGAAGCCCGCGGTGCGACGATCTACGCCGAGGTCGCCGGCTCCGGCATCACCTCCGATGCCTTCCACATCACTGCGCCGGACCCCGAGGGCAGCGCCGCCGCCCGTGCGGTCCTGCAGGCCCTCGAGCACGCCGACGCGAGCATCGAGGACGTCGTGCACGTCAACGCGCACGCCACCTCGACCCCCGTCGGTGACGTCGCCGAGTACCACGCGATGCGTCGGGTCTTCGGCGACCACCTGGACGACGTCGTGGTGTCCGCCACCAAGGCGTCCACGGGGCACCTGCTCGGTGGTGCCGGTGCGATCGAGGCGGTCTTCACCGTCCTCGCACTGCACAACCGCGTCGCCCCGCCGACGATCAACCTGCACGACCAGGACCCGGAGATCGTCATGGATGTCGCCCGCGAGCCGCGTGCGCTGCCCGAGGGCGACCTGCTCGCGGTCAGCAACTCGTTCGGCTTCGGCGGCCACAACGCCGTGGTCGCGTTCCGCAGCGTCTGA
- a CDS encoding acyl carrier protein, giving the protein MALSNEEVLAGLAELINDETGIATDTVAADKSFTDDLDIDSISMMTIVVNAEEKFDVKIPDEEVKNLKTVGNAVDYIVKAQA; this is encoded by the coding sequence ATGGCCCTGTCCAACGAAGAAGTCCTCGCCGGTCTGGCCGAGCTGATCAACGACGAGACCGGTATCGCCACCGACACCGTCGCCGCCGACAAGTCCTTCACGGACGACCTCGACATCGACTCCATCTCGATGATGACCATCGTGGTGAACGCCGAGGAGAAGTTCGACGTGAAGATCCCGGACGAAGAGGTCAAGAACCTCAAGACCGTGGGCAACGCGGTCGACTACATCGTCAAGGCCCAGGCCTGA
- a CDS encoding beta-ketoacyl-ACP synthase III: MTDPTTPTDAPTGLPTGSARPLLQQRRGHEFTRILAFGAARGENVVPNDDLVGPIDSSDEWIRQRTGIITRKRAGKDVEAVDLAEAAAREAIEKAGIEPSQIGVVLVSTVTHTVATPSMASLLAERIGATPAAAYDISAACAGYAYGIAQADSFIKSGLADHVLVVGAEKLSDVVDPTDRSISFLLGDGAGAAVIGPSDFPGIAPTIWGSDGSKWDAIGMTATYNEWEAGAPRPTMRQAGQTVFRWAVWEMVKVARQALETAGVRPEDLAAFVPHQANIRIIDEFAKQLGLPETVTIARDITTTGNTSAASIPLATHRLLEEHPDLSGGLALQIGFGAGLVFGAQVVVLP; this comes from the coding sequence ATGACCGACCCGACCACCCCGACGGACGCCCCCACGGGCCTCCCGACCGGATCCGCGCGCCCGCTGCTCCAGCAGCGCCGCGGCCACGAGTTCACCCGGATCCTGGCGTTCGGCGCCGCCCGCGGCGAGAACGTCGTGCCGAACGACGACCTCGTCGGCCCGATCGACTCGTCCGACGAGTGGATCCGGCAGCGCACCGGCATCATCACCCGCAAGCGCGCGGGCAAGGACGTCGAGGCCGTCGACCTCGCCGAGGCCGCCGCGCGCGAGGCCATCGAGAAGGCCGGCATCGAGCCGTCCCAGATCGGCGTCGTGCTCGTGAGCACCGTCACGCACACCGTCGCCACCCCGTCGATGGCGTCGCTGCTCGCCGAGCGCATCGGGGCCACCCCGGCGGCCGCGTACGACATCAGCGCCGCCTGCGCCGGGTACGCCTACGGCATCGCCCAGGCCGACTCGTTCATCAAGTCCGGACTCGCCGACCACGTGCTGGTCGTCGGCGCCGAGAAGCTCAGCGACGTCGTCGACCCGACCGACCGCTCGATCTCGTTCCTGCTCGGGGACGGTGCCGGCGCCGCCGTGATCGGCCCGAGCGACTTCCCGGGCATCGCCCCCACCATCTGGGGTTCCGACGGCTCGAAGTGGGACGCCATCGGCATGACCGCGACCTACAACGAGTGGGAGGCCGGCGCACCGCGTCCGACCATGCGCCAGGCCGGGCAGACGGTGTTCCGCTGGGCCGTCTGGGAGATGGTCAAGGTCGCCCGCCAGGCGCTCGAGACCGCTGGAGTCCGCCCCGAGGACCTCGCCGCCTTCGTGCCGCACCAGGCGAACATCCGCATCATCGACGAGTTCGCCAAGCAGCTCGGCCTGCCCGAGACGGTGACGATCGCCCGCGACATCACCACCACCGGCAACACCTCCGCCGCGAGCATCCCGCTCGCCACGCACCGCCTGCTCGAGGAGCACCCGGACCTGTCGGGCGGCCTCGCCCTGCAGATCGGCTTCGGCGCCGGACTCGTCTTCGGTGCGCAGGTGGTCGTCCTCCCCTGA
- a CDS encoding ACP S-malonyltransferase yields the protein MIVVVAPGQGSQTPGFLAPWLEDATVRERVGQWSESIGVDLAEHGTNSDADTIKDTALAQPLIVAAGLVTADALLAEGRRALVGGVAGHSVGEFTAAAVAGILEPTDAVALVAERGRAMADAAALEPTSMAAVLGGDADAVAAALAEHGLVPANHNGGGQTVVAGAADAIAALAADPPAKARVIPLAVAGAFHTRYMAPAVERVAPVAAAATVQDPTLPIWTNADGSRVDDGRRFVDLMVQQIANPVHWDAVMESFSTAGVTGIIELAPAGALVGLAKRGLRGTPTVAIKTPDDLPAAIDLLQRAGQEADATA from the coding sequence GTGATCGTCGTCGTCGCGCCCGGACAGGGCTCCCAGACCCCCGGCTTCCTCGCCCCCTGGCTCGAGGACGCCACCGTTCGTGAACGAGTCGGGCAGTGGTCGGAGTCGATCGGCGTCGACCTCGCCGAGCACGGCACGAACTCCGACGCGGACACCATCAAGGACACCGCGCTCGCACAGCCCCTCATCGTCGCCGCCGGTCTGGTGACCGCCGACGCACTGCTCGCCGAGGGCCGTCGCGCCCTGGTGGGCGGGGTCGCCGGACACTCGGTGGGCGAGTTCACCGCCGCCGCGGTCGCCGGGATCCTCGAGCCGACCGACGCCGTCGCCCTGGTCGCCGAACGCGGCCGGGCCATGGCCGACGCCGCCGCGCTCGAGCCGACCTCGATGGCCGCCGTCCTCGGTGGCGACGCGGACGCCGTGGCCGCAGCCCTCGCCGAGCACGGCCTGGTGCCCGCGAACCACAACGGTGGCGGCCAGACCGTCGTCGCCGGTGCGGCCGACGCGATCGCGGCCCTCGCCGCCGACCCGCCCGCCAAGGCCCGCGTGATCCCGCTCGCCGTGGCCGGTGCGTTCCACACCCGGTACATGGCCCCCGCCGTAGAGCGGGTCGCCCCGGTCGCGGCCGCCGCCACGGTGCAGGACCCGACCCTGCCGATCTGGACGAACGCCGACGGCTCCCGGGTCGACGACGGCCGCCGCTTCGTCGACCTGATGGTCCAGCAGATCGCGAACCCCGTGCACTGGGACGCGGTCATGGAGTCCTTCTCCACCGCCGGCGTGACCGGCATCATCGAGCTCGCACCCGCCGGTGCCCTCGTCGGCCTGGCGAAGCGCGGCCTCCGCGGCACGCCGACCGTCGCCATCAAGACCCCCGACGACCTGCCTGCAGCGATCGACCTGCTGCAGCGCGCGGGCCAGGAAGCAGACGCAACCGCATGA
- a CDS encoding PucR family transcriptional regulator has product MTTVRPDHESQESARERALSWLRQVSGELSTATIKRLEDTLPWYSEMPPGRRSAVGLVAQAGITSFISWLEGTASTPWIAAADVFGSAPRELLRSVSLQQTLQLIRVVVTVVEERAADDEMLQEAILKYSRDIAFAAADVYARAAEARGLWDARLEALVVDSILSGEYDDELPSRIAALGWHGHGEVAVLVGTAPKQLEVDQVRRTARHMDADVLVGVQGSRLVVVIGRATPRDDVPEGEEPVSFTTIAQALEPLFGEGHLVLGNEVPGVVDASTSAKAALAGFAVARAWRGVPRPALADDLLPERALAGDPLARSALVQRIYVPLKDQSTELLQTLWCYLDTGRSLEATARELFVHPNTVRYRLRRVADIIGWDATHARDALIVQSALILGAMSESATGRRRITPRR; this is encoded by the coding sequence GTGACGACGGTCCGCCCGGACCACGAGAGCCAGGAGAGCGCGCGCGAGCGTGCGCTCTCCTGGCTCCGTCAGGTGTCCGGAGAACTCTCCACCGCCACGATCAAGCGACTCGAGGACACGCTCCCCTGGTACAGCGAGATGCCGCCGGGGCGCCGCTCCGCCGTGGGCCTCGTCGCCCAGGCCGGCATCACCTCGTTCATCAGCTGGCTCGAGGGCACCGCGTCGACGCCGTGGATCGCCGCGGCCGACGTCTTCGGGTCCGCCCCGCGGGAACTCCTGCGCTCGGTGAGCCTGCAGCAGACCCTGCAGCTCATCCGCGTCGTGGTGACCGTGGTCGAGGAACGCGCCGCCGACGACGAGATGCTGCAGGAGGCGATCCTCAAGTACTCCCGCGACATCGCGTTCGCCGCCGCCGACGTCTACGCCCGCGCGGCCGAGGCCCGTGGCCTGTGGGATGCCCGGCTCGAAGCGCTCGTGGTCGACTCGATCCTCTCCGGCGAGTACGACGACGAACTGCCCTCCCGCATCGCCGCCCTCGGGTGGCACGGCCACGGCGAGGTCGCGGTGCTCGTCGGTACCGCACCGAAGCAGCTCGAGGTCGACCAGGTCCGGCGCACCGCACGGCACATGGACGCCGACGTGCTGGTCGGGGTCCAGGGATCGCGGCTCGTCGTGGTGATCGGCCGCGCAACCCCGCGCGACGACGTCCCCGAGGGCGAGGAGCCTGTCTCCTTCACGACCATCGCGCAGGCCCTCGAACCCCTGTTCGGCGAGGGTCACCTGGTGCTCGGCAACGAGGTCCCCGGGGTCGTCGACGCCTCGACGAGCGCGAAGGCCGCCCTCGCCGGGTTCGCCGTCGCGCGTGCCTGGCGTGGCGTGCCCCGCCCGGCCCTGGCCGACGACCTGCTGCCCGAGCGGGCCCTGGCTGGCGACCCCCTCGCCCGGTCGGCCCTGGTGCAGCGCATCTACGTCCCGCTCAAGGACCAGTCCACCGAGCTCCTGCAGACGCTCTGGTGCTACCTGGACACCGGGCGTTCGCTCGAGGCCACGGCGCGCGAGCTCTTCGTGCACCCGAACACCGTGCGCTACCGCCTGCGCCGGGTCGCCGACATCATCGGCTGGGACGCCACGCACGCCCGTGACGCCCTGATCGTGCAGTCGGCGCTCATCCTCGGCGCGATGTCCGAGTCCGCGACCGGACGCCGCCGCATCACCCCACGGCGGTAG
- the aceE gene encoding pyruvate dehydrogenase (acetyl-transferring), homodimeric type has translation MTVNDQDPYSAGANDQDPQETAEWRESLDGLVQTHGHQRGREIMLSLLKRSKELHLGVPMVPTTDYVNTIAPENEPEFPGDEELERRYRRWIRWNAAITVHRAQRPGIGVGGHISTYASSAAMYEVGYNHFFRAQDHPSGGDQVFFQGHASPGMYARAYMEGRLSEDQLDGFRQEKSHAGGGLSSYPHPRLMPHFWQFPTVSMGIGPINAIYQAQQAKYLSNRGIKDAMDQQVWAFLGDGEMDEVESRGQLQVAANDGLDNLNFVINCNLQRLDGPVRGNGKIIQELEAFFRGAGWNVIKVVWGREWDDLLARDTEGALLNLMNQTPDGDYQTYKAENGAYVRENFFGRDPKALELVKDYTDDQIWNLKRGGHDYRKVYAAFKAATEHKGQPTVILAKTVKGYGLGPSFEGRNATHQMKKLTLDNLKQFRDEMRIPISDAQLEENPYTPPYYHPGNDDEAIQYMHERRRALGGYVPERRTKYTQFTLPDDSKYQVVKKGSGKQEVATTMAFARLLKDLLRSPDFGDRVVPIIPDEARTFGMDAYFPSAKIYNPNGQHYTSVDRELLLAYKESPQGQIIHVGINEAGALAAFTAVGTSYSTQGEPLIPVYVFYSMFGFQRTGDAIWAAGDQMTRGFMIGATAGRTTLTGEGLQHADGHSPLLATTNPAVVSYDPAYGYEIGHIVKAGLDRMYGTNEDGSPKHADPNVMYYLTVYNEPLVQPAEPEGVDVEGILKGMYLLKASEHDGPKAQLLASGVAVPWILEAQQLLAEDWGVSADVWSVTSWGELYRDGVAAEQQAFLNPNEPARTPFVTERLLGTEGPVVAVSDFMHLVQEQIRPFVPTDYATLGADGFGFSDTRPAARRFFHIDGPSVVVRTLQQLARQGKVDGALVQQAIDKYRLHDVTAGTTGSAGGES, from the coding sequence GTGACGGTGAACGACCAGGACCCGTACAGCGCCGGGGCGAACGACCAGGATCCGCAGGAGACCGCCGAATGGCGTGAGTCCCTCGACGGGCTGGTCCAGACCCACGGACACCAGCGCGGTCGCGAGATCATGCTGAGCCTGCTCAAGCGGTCCAAGGAACTGCACCTCGGTGTGCCGATGGTCCCGACGACGGACTACGTGAACACCATCGCGCCGGAGAACGAGCCGGAGTTCCCCGGCGACGAAGAGCTGGAGCGCCGGTACCGCCGCTGGATCCGCTGGAACGCGGCCATCACGGTGCACCGTGCACAGCGTCCCGGCATCGGGGTCGGCGGGCACATCTCGACGTACGCGTCCAGCGCTGCGATGTACGAGGTCGGCTACAACCACTTCTTCCGCGCGCAGGACCACCCCTCCGGTGGCGACCAGGTCTTCTTCCAGGGCCACGCCTCCCCCGGCATGTACGCCCGCGCGTACATGGAAGGGCGCCTCTCCGAGGACCAGCTCGACGGGTTCCGGCAGGAGAAGTCGCACGCCGGCGGCGGCCTGTCGTCCTACCCGCACCCGCGCCTCATGCCGCACTTCTGGCAGTTCCCGACCGTGTCGATGGGCATCGGCCCGATCAACGCGATCTACCAGGCGCAGCAGGCCAAGTACCTGTCGAACCGCGGCATCAAGGACGCCATGGACCAGCAGGTCTGGGCGTTCCTGGGCGACGGCGAGATGGACGAGGTCGAGTCCCGCGGGCAGCTCCAGGTCGCCGCGAACGACGGCCTCGACAACCTGAACTTCGTCATCAACTGCAACCTGCAGCGACTCGACGGTCCGGTCCGTGGCAACGGCAAGATCATCCAGGAGCTCGAAGCGTTCTTCCGCGGTGCGGGCTGGAACGTCATCAAGGTCGTCTGGGGCCGCGAGTGGGACGACCTGCTCGCCCGTGACACCGAGGGCGCGCTCCTCAACCTGATGAACCAGACGCCGGACGGCGACTACCAGACGTACAAGGCCGAGAACGGTGCCTACGTGCGCGAGAACTTCTTCGGGCGCGACCCGAAGGCGCTCGAGCTCGTCAAGGACTACACCGACGACCAGATCTGGAACCTCAAGCGCGGTGGCCACGACTACCGCAAGGTCTACGCCGCGTTCAAGGCCGCGACCGAGCACAAGGGCCAGCCGACCGTCATCCTGGCGAAGACGGTCAAGGGCTACGGCCTCGGCCCGAGCTTCGAGGGCCGCAACGCGACCCACCAGATGAAGAAGCTCACGCTCGACAACCTCAAGCAGTTCCGCGACGAGATGCGCATCCCGATCTCCGACGCGCAGCTGGAGGAGAACCCCTACACGCCGCCGTACTACCACCCGGGCAACGACGACGAGGCGATCCAGTACATGCACGAGCGTCGTCGCGCGCTCGGTGGCTACGTGCCGGAACGTCGTACGAAGTACACGCAGTTCACGCTGCCGGACGACTCGAAGTACCAGGTCGTCAAGAAGGGCTCCGGCAAGCAGGAGGTCGCCACCACCATGGCGTTCGCGCGCCTGCTGAAGGACCTGCTGCGCTCGCCCGACTTCGGCGACCGCGTGGTCCCGATCATCCCGGACGAAGCACGCACCTTCGGCATGGACGCCTACTTCCCGTCGGCGAAGATCTACAACCCGAACGGCCAGCACTACACGTCGGTCGACCGCGAGCTCCTGTTGGCCTACAAGGAGAGCCCGCAGGGCCAGATCATCCACGTCGGCATCAACGAGGCGGGTGCCCTCGCGGCGTTCACCGCGGTCGGTACCTCGTACTCGACGCAGGGCGAGCCGCTCATCCCGGTCTACGTCTTCTACTCGATGTTCGGGTTCCAGCGCACCGGCGACGCCATCTGGGCCGCCGGCGACCAGATGACCCGTGGCTTCATGATCGGCGCCACCGCCGGCCGCACCACGCTGACGGGCGAAGGCCTGCAGCACGCGGACGGCCACTCGCCGCTCCTCGCCACGACGAACCCGGCAGTCGTCTCGTACGATCCGGCGTACGGCTACGAGATCGGCCACATCGTCAAGGCCGGCCTCGACCGCATGTACGGCACGAACGAGGACGGCTCGCCGAAGCACGCCGACCCGAACGTCATGTACTACCTGACGGTCTACAACGAGCCGCTGGTGCAGCCGGCCGAGCCCGAGGGCGTCGACGTCGAGGGCATCCTCAAGGGGATGTACCTGCTCAAGGCGAGCGAGCACGACGGCCCGAAGGCCCAGCTGCTCGCGTCCGGTGTCGCCGTGCCGTGGATCCTCGAGGCGCAGCAGCTCCTCGCCGAGGACTGGGGCGTGTCGGCCGACGTCTGGAGCGTCACGAGCTGGGGTGAGCTGTACCGCGACGGTGTGGCCGCCGAGCAGCAGGCGTTCCTCAACCCGAACGAACCGGCCCGCACGCCGTTCGTCACCGAGCGTCTGCTCGGCACCGAGGGCCCGGTCGTCGCCGTGAGCGACTTCATGCACCTGGTGCAGGAGCAGATCCGCCCGTTCGTGCCGACCGACTACGCCACGCTCGGCGCCGACGGCTTCGGCTTCTCGGACACCCGTCCGGCCGCTCGCCGCTTCTTCCACATCGACGGCCCCTCGGTCGTCGTGCGGACGCTGCAGCAGCTCGCCCGCCAGGGCAAGGTCGACGGCGCGCTCGTCCAGCAGGCGATCGACAAGTACCGCCTGCACGACGTGACCGCCGGCACCACCGGCAGCGCGGGCGGCGAGAGCTGA
- a CDS encoding peroxiredoxin: protein MALEIGSLAPDFELPNQFGEHVRLSDFRGNRPVALVFFPLAFSSGCTNELCTLQDNITMFQDQRIELLGISVDSKATLRSFAETNGYDFELLADFWPHGAVSKEYGVFLEHKGFATRATFVIDVQGRIKASIITEPGLQRDVAEYKAALDRLAACSAPVPVG, encoded by the coding sequence ATGGCACTGGAGATCGGCTCACTCGCGCCGGACTTCGAGCTCCCGAACCAGTTCGGTGAGCACGTCCGACTCAGCGACTTCCGCGGCAACCGCCCGGTCGCACTCGTCTTCTTCCCGCTGGCGTTCTCGTCCGGGTGCACGAACGAGCTCTGCACCCTGCAGGACAACATCACGATGTTCCAGGACCAGCGCATCGAGCTCCTCGGCATCTCGGTCGACTCGAAGGCGACGCTGCGGTCGTTCGCCGAGACGAACGGCTACGACTTCGAGCTGCTCGCCGACTTCTGGCCGCACGGCGCGGTCTCGAAGGAGTACGGCGTGTTCCTCGAGCACAAGGGCTTCGCCACCCGCGCGACCTTCGTCATCGACGTGCAGGGTCGGATCAAGGCCTCGATCATCACCGAGCCCGGCCTGCAGCGCGACGTCGCCGAGTACAAGGCTGCCCTCGACCGGCTCGCCGCCTGCTCGGCACCCGTCCCCGTCGGCTAG